From a single Carassius carassius chromosome 8, fCarCar2.1, whole genome shotgun sequence genomic region:
- the LOC132144998 gene encoding cilia- and flagella-associated protein 20 isoform X1: protein MFKNTFQSGFLSILYSIGSKPLQIWDKKVRNGHIKRITDNDIQSLVLEVEGTNVSTTYITCPADPKKTLGIKLPFLVMIIKNLKKYFTFEVQVLDDKNVRRRFRASNYQSTTRVKPFICTMPMRLDDGWNQIQFNLSDFTRRAYGTNYIETLRVQIHANCRIRRVYFSDRLYSEDELPAEFKLYLPVQNKAKQ from the exons atgttcaaaaacacatttcagaGCGGCTTTCTGTCCATCCTCTACAGCATCGGCAGCAAACCCCTGCAGATCTGGGACAAGAAG GTCAGAAACGGACACATAAAGCGCATCACAGACAATGACATCCAGTCTTTAGTTCTGGAGGTGGAGGGGACGAATGTGAG CACCACTTACATCACGTGTCCCGCTGACCCCAAGAAAACCCTCGGCATCAAGCTGCCCTTCCTCGTCATGATCATCAAGAACCTCAAGAAATATTTCACTTTCGAAGTTCAG GTGCTGGACGATAAGAACGTGCGGCGGAGGTTCAGGGCGAGTAACTATCAGAGCACGACCCGTGTGAAGCCCTTCATCTGCACCATGCCCATGCGGCTGGACGACGGCTGGAATCAGATCCAGTTCAACCTGTCTGATTTCACACGCCGGGCGTACGGCACCAACTACATCGAGACGCTGAGAGTGCAG ATTCACGCAAACTGTCGCATCAGGAGGGTGTATTTCTCCGACCGGCTGTACTCCGAGGACGAGCTCCCCGCTGAATTTAAACTCTATTTACCAGTACAAAACAAAGCAAAG CAGTGA
- the LOC132144996 gene encoding diacylglycerol O-acyltransferase 1-like, with protein MGDRSEKGSLKHKRRSTISGDAAGAHQKTLSGQVKEKEQRQRHDTPANKHKNHRDAGDHDFSCHKLQESLLSSNSGYSNYRGILNWCVVMLVLSNARLVLENLIKYGVLVDPIQIISLFLKDPYSWPSLCLIIVSNVFIMAAFYIERKLSVGIISEGTGTFLHCINLAALLFVPAGTVLSLTSITPVGSVLALSVFTILFLKLYSYRDVNKWCREIRHAKARTLCRSQSCPSVHKANGTTEYTHVSYPENLTHRDMYYFIFVPTLCYELNFPRSRRIRKRFLLRRLLEMVFLMQLMLGLMQQWMVPTIQNSMKPFQDMDFSRIVERLLKLAVPNHFIWLIFFYWYFHSSMNFVAELMQFGDREFYRDWWNSETIPYFWSNWNIPVHKWCLRHFYKPMLVKGVNKLSAQLAVFFLSAFFHEYLVSVPLKMFRFWAFLGMMAQIPLAYLVGRFLRGNYGNAAVWMSLIIGQPIAVLMYVHDYYVLHYESTAA; from the exons ATGGGCGACAGAAGCGAGAAGGGCTCGTTGAAGCACAAACGGAGAAGCACGATCTCCGGAGACGCGGCGGGAGCTCATCAGAAGACGCTCAGCGGACAGGTGAAGGAGAAAGAGCAGAGACAGAGACACGACACACCCGCGAATAAACACAAGAATCACCGCGATGCTGGCGACCACGACTTCAG CTGCCATAAGCTGCAGGAGTCGCTGCTCAGCTCCAATAGCGGCTACAGCAACTACAGAGGAATCCTTAACTGGTGTGTGGTCATGCTG gttCTGTCCAATGCACGGCTGGTCCTGGAGAACCTTATAAA ATATGGTGTTCTGGTGGACCCCATCCAGATCATCTCTCTCTTCCTGAAGGACCCGTACAGCTGGCCGTCTCTGTGCCTGATCATTG TTTCCAACGTCTTTATAATGGCAGCGTTCTACATAGAGAGAAAGCTCTCTGTG GGCATCATCTCCGAGGGCACCGGGACATTCCTCCACTGCATCAATCTTGCAGCTCTGTTATTTGTCCCGGCCGGGACAGTTCTCAGCCTGACCTCTATAACCCCAG TGGGTAGTGTTCTGGCGTTGAGTGTCTTCACCATTCTCTTCCTGAAGCTGTATTCATACAGAGACGTCAACAAATGGTGTAGAGAGATCAGACACGCCAAAGCCCGAACCCTGTGCCGCTCTCAGTCCT GCCCGTCTGTGCACAAAGCTAATGGCACGACTGAATACACACATGTGAGCTATCCAGAAAACCTCACACACAGAG acatgtattattttattttcgtcCCAACTCTGTGTTACGAACTGAACTTCCCGCGCTCTCGGCGGATACGGAAGCGTTTCTTACTGCGCCGACTGCTCGAGATG gtgtttttaatGCAGTTAATGCTTGGATTAATGCAGCAG tggATGGTTCCGACGATTCAGAACTCAATGAAACCCTTTCAG GACATGGATTTCTCTAGAATCGTTGAACGTCTTCTGAAGCTCGCT GTGCCCAATCATTTTATCTGGCTCATCTTTTTCTATTGGTATTTCCACTCCTCTATGAACTTCGTAGCTGAGCTCATGCAGTTCGGAGACCGGGAGTTTTACCGCGACTGGTG GAACTCTGAAACGATTCCGTATTTTTGGTCGAACTGGAACATTCCTGTTCATAAGTGGTGCCTGCG ACACTTTTATAAACCCATGTTGGTGAAAGGAGTGAATAAGTTATCCGCTCAGTTAGCCGTGTTCTTCTTGTCGGCGTTTTTCCATGAG TATTTAGTGAGTGTTCCTCTAAAGATGTTTCGGTTCTGGGCGTTTCTGGGAATGATGGCACAG ATCCCGCTGGCCTATCTTGTGGGCCGATTCTTGAGGGGAAACTACGGCAACGCCGCCGTCTGGATGTCACTGATCATCGGTCAGCCGATCGCCGTGCTCATGTACGTCCACGACTATTACGTGCTGCATTATGAGAGCACTGCGGCATGA
- the LOC132144999 gene encoding TBC1 domain family member 20-like isoform X2, producing the protein MKKARKRLSASGSQASVRKHEEQLPWKKQKLLDIHQALNSDPVDIETLRRAAVSEGGLLTDDIRRKVWPKLLSINVYNLPAKPSKDDREDHKDYRQVVLDVRRSMRRFPKGMRVDEREVLQEQLIDIILDVLRRNPQLHYYQGYHDIVVTFLLVVGEKMTIAIMEKLSNHHLRDFMDPTMDSTKHVLNYLMPILERVDQELHDFMIRSEVGTIFALSWLITWYGYVLSDFRHVLRLYDFFLASHPLMAIYFAAVIVLYRQKEVKSSECDMASVHHLLSQMPQDLPYEDLIGRAQRLFMSCPPSLLTQSAALQPRNIRNRFLRHSAGTEFESLSAEKAIRGEICLV; encoded by the exons ATGAAAAAAGCGAGGAAGCGACTGTCGGCGAGCGGATCTCAAGCGTCTGTCAGGAAACATGAAG AACAGTTACCCTGGAAGAAGCAGAAGCTCCTGGACATCCATCAGGCCCTGAACAGTGACCCCGTGGACATCGAGACCCTGCGGCGGGCGGCTGTGAGCGAAGGAGGTTTGCTGACGGATGACATCAGAAGAAAAGTTTGGCCCAAACTCCTCAGTATCAATGTGTACAATCTGCCTGCCAAACcct CCAAAGATGACCGAGAAGACCACAAAGACTACAGACAGGTGGTTCTCGATGTCAGGAGATCAATGCGACGCTTCCCGAAAG GCATGCGTGTGGATGAGAGAGAGGTTCTCCAGGAGCAGCTGATCGACATCATTCTGGATGTTTTGAGGAGAAATCCTCAGCTGCACTATTATCAGGGATATCATGACATTGTGGTGACCTTCCTGCTGGTGGTGGGAGAGAAAATGACCATCGCAATCATGGAGAAACTGTCCAATCATCATCTCAG GGATTTCATGGACCCCACCATGGACAGCACAAAGCACGTCCTGAACTATCTGATGCCCATTCTGGAGCGAGTGGACCAAGAGTTACATGACTTCATGATCAG GTCTGAGGTGGGCACCATCTTCGCCCTCAGCTGGCTGATCACATGGTACGGCTACGTCCTGTCAGATTTCCGGCATGTTCTGCGGCTCTATGATTTCTTCCTGGCGTCTCACCCACTCATGGCCATCTACTTCGCCGCTGTG atTGTGTTGTACAGACAGAAGGAAGTGAAGAGCAGCGAGTGTGATATGGCCAGCGTTCATCACCTGCTGTCTCAGATGCCTCAGGATCTGCCGTACGAGGATCTGATTGGTCGAGCTCAGAGGCTGTTCATGAGCTGCCCCCCCTCTCTGCTGACCCAGTCTGCAGCGCTGCAGCCACGCAACAT AAGGAACCGATTCCTCCGGCATTCTGCGGGAACTGAATTCGAGTCCCTCAGTGCTGAAAAAGCCATCAGAGGAGAGATCTGTCTTGTTTAA
- the LOC132144998 gene encoding cilia- and flagella-associated protein 20 isoform X2: MFKNTFQSGFLSILYSIGSKPLQIWDKKVRNGHIKRITDNDIQSLVLEVEGTNVSTTYITCPADPKKTLGIKLPFLVMIIKNLKKYFTFEVQVLDDKNVRRRFRASNYQSTTRVKPFICTMPMRLDDGWNQIQFNLSDFTRRAYGTNYIETLRVQIHANCRIRRVYFSDRLYSEDELPAEFKLYLPVQNKAK, from the exons atgttcaaaaacacatttcagaGCGGCTTTCTGTCCATCCTCTACAGCATCGGCAGCAAACCCCTGCAGATCTGGGACAAGAAG GTCAGAAACGGACACATAAAGCGCATCACAGACAATGACATCCAGTCTTTAGTTCTGGAGGTGGAGGGGACGAATGTGAG CACCACTTACATCACGTGTCCCGCTGACCCCAAGAAAACCCTCGGCATCAAGCTGCCCTTCCTCGTCATGATCATCAAGAACCTCAAGAAATATTTCACTTTCGAAGTTCAG GTGCTGGACGATAAGAACGTGCGGCGGAGGTTCAGGGCGAGTAACTATCAGAGCACGACCCGTGTGAAGCCCTTCATCTGCACCATGCCCATGCGGCTGGACGACGGCTGGAATCAGATCCAGTTCAACCTGTCTGATTTCACACGCCGGGCGTACGGCACCAACTACATCGAGACGCTGAGAGTGCAG ATTCACGCAAACTGTCGCATCAGGAGGGTGTATTTCTCCGACCGGCTGTACTCCGAGGACGAGCTCCCCGCTGAATTTAAACTCTATTTACCAGTACAAAACAAAGCAAAG TGA